The Oxyura jamaicensis isolate SHBP4307 breed ruddy duck chromosome 28, BPBGC_Ojam_1.0, whole genome shotgun sequence genome contains a region encoding:
- the LOC118179257 gene encoding mast cell protease 1A-like: MCQTQLFLALLLLFSCPWANTSALWGQIVGGHEAQPHSHPYMAYLKIGKSACRGFLVAPDWVMTAAHCMGNATVILGAHNIHEPETTQQVQGVLRYHQHPEYDPTTVSNDIMLLKLTAKATLNNYVKTIPLPKTSSFLPTGTKCSIAGWGLIDKDQETSKLFETKVSIYSRRKCIHFYPHLNAGMVCAGSFHELRDSSQGDSGGPLVCNKVAQGIVSFGHDNPPGVYTRISNYLPWIKKNMKK, from the exons ATGTGCCAGACCCAGCTgttcctggccctgctgctcctgttcTCCTGCCCGTGGGCCAATACCA GTGCTCTATGGGGTCAGATTGTGGGGGGCCATGAGGCTCAGCCCCACTCCCACCCTTACATGGCATACCTAAAGATAGGGAAGTCCGCCTGCAGAGGCTTCCTGGTGGCCCCTGACTGGGTGATGACAGCTGCACACTGCATGGG GAATGCCACAGTCATCCTGGGGGCTCACAACATCCATGAACCAGAAACAACCCAACAGGTCCAGGGAGTTCTCAGATACCACCAGCACCCTGAGTACGACCCCACCACCGTGTCTAACGACATCATGCTGCTCAAG CTGACAGCAAAGGCCACGCTCAACAACTACGTCAAAACCATCCCCCTGCCCAAGACCAGCAGCTTCCTCCCCACAGGCACCAAGTGCAGCATAGCTGGTTGGGGCCTGATCGACAAGGACCAGGAAACCAGCAAGCTCTTTGAAACCAAAGTCTCCATCTACAGCCGCAGGAAGTGCATCCACTTCTATCCACACCTCAACGCCGGCATGGTGTGTGCTGGCAGCTTCCATGAGCTGAGGGACTCCAGCCAG GGTGATTCTGGAGGGCCCCTGGTGTGCAATAAGGTGGCGCAAGGCATTGTTTCCTTTGGGCATGACAACCCCCCTGGGGTCTATACCCGCATCTCCAACTACCTGCCCTGGAtcaaaaaaaacatgaagaagtAA
- the LOC118179256 gene encoding granzyme G-like: protein MSLTSAVSWSLVSGYKTFLGAGRDPSCSLTSKASTEAEHAAMKHLQKLLLALTLVACPLAEASHAWNRMAGAGRAKASARPYMAYLEGKSGHFCGGFLVAPSWVMTAAQCFSHKPLTVILGAHNIQRREESWQMFEVQRYHRHPDFTNPMKGNDILLLKLKGNATSNSYVRTISFQKIKASGGTVCSIAGWGHKAPTATFHEANVTIHKQRDCLTVYPGLANNLICANSGSAGVPEEGDTGGPLVCNNKAYGIFSYQYKNRIGFYTHIAPYLPWVDSIMKLA from the exons ATGAGTCTGACCTCTGCGGTTTCCTGGAGCCTAGTCTCAGGGTATAAAACCTTCCTGGGAGCAGGAAGAGACCCCAGTTGCAGCCTCACCTCCAAGGCATCCACCGAAGCCGAGCACGCTGCAATGAAGCACCTACAGAAGCTCCTGCTCGCCCTCACGTTGGTGGCATGTCCTCTGGCCGAAGCCA GTCACGCCTGGAACCGgatggcaggagcaggcagagccaaGGCCTCTGCCAGGCCCTACATGGCTTATCTGGAAGGGAAGAGCGGCCACTTCTGCGGGGGCTTCCTGGTGGCCCCCAGCTGGGTGATGACAGCAGCTCAGTGTTTCAG CCACAAACCTCTGACTGTCATCCTTGGAGCCCACAACATtcagagaagagaggaaagctgGCAAATGTTTGAAGTCCAGAGGTATCACCGCCATCCAGACTTCACCAATCCCATGAAGGGAAATGACATCCTCCTGCTGAAG CTGAAAGGCAATGCTACCAGCAACAGCTACGTTAGGACcatttccttccaaaaaatAAAGGCCTCTGGAGGGACGGTGTGCAGCATAGCTGGCTGGGGCCACAAGGCACCCACTGCCACATTCCACGAAGCCAACGTCACCATCCACAAACAAAGGGACTGCCTAACCGTGTACCCTGGACTTGCCAACAACTTGATCTGTGCCAACAGTGGATCTGCTGGGGTGCCTGAAGAG GGTGATACCGGCGGCCCACTTGTCTGCAACAACAAAGCCTATGGTATCTTCTCCTATCAGTATAAGAACCGGATTGGCTTCTACACACACATTGCTCCCTACCTTCCCTGGGTTGACAGCATCATGAAGTTGGCGTGA